Proteins encoded in a region of the Candidatus Rokuibacteriota bacterium genome:
- a CDS encoding 30S ribosomal protein S21 encodes MRVEVFDNQIEAALKTLKKHMLKDGLFQEMKRRTHYEKPSVKRKRKQAQARKKRRRALQRAAPQDRD; translated from the coding sequence ATGAGAGTCGAGGTCTTCGACAACCAGATCGAGGCTGCGCTCAAGACACTCAAGAAGCACATGCTCAAGGACGGCCTCTTTCAGGAGATGAAGCGCCGCACGCACTACGAGAAGCCGTCGGTCAAGCGAAAGCGCAAGCAGGCCCAGGCGCGGAAGAAGCGACGGCGGGCGCTTCAGCGCGCCGCCCCCCAGGACCGCGACTGA
- a CDS encoding RNA-binding protein, producing the protein MAHKLFIGGLSFSTSSDRLREVFTQAGGVESAAVVTDRDTGRSRGFGFVEMATAEEAEAAVKKFNGQEVDGRTLKVEIANSAGSGGGRSGGRRF; encoded by the coding sequence ATGGCGCACAAACTGTTCATCGGCGGCTTGTCCTTCTCCACGTCCAGCGACCGGCTGCGCGAGGTGTTCACCCAGGCCGGCGGGGTCGAATCGGCCGCAGTCGTGACGGACCGCGACACCGGGCGCTCGCGCGGTTTCGGCTTCGTCGAGATGGCAACGGCCGAGGAGGCCGAGGCGGCGGTCAAGAAGTTCAACGGCCAGGAAGTGGACGGGCGGACCCTGAAGGTCGAGATCGCCAATTCCGCAGGCTCGGGCGGCGGTCGGAGCGGCGGCCGCCGCTTCTAG